The following proteins are encoded in a genomic region of Planococcus lenghuensis:
- a CDS encoding LuxR C-terminal-related transcriptional regulator has product MPLNRIRSSLYKTSQHHRSIRFAETRFFTGRERELTMLLNAISGQREYRLVHVCGTGGIGKTVLLREVEMRAAQREVEFLLIDGESAFYSPSQFTESLFFLLEEHGLLEGYSSRSISLAACLAALKVAAESRQIVLAVDSYEHVASLDNWFRRSVIEPLLPQVVVILAGRQSLKGEWVHSPAWRRMIKELHLKEFDYSQTASYLTKFQISQHHRETIWRFAKGHPLTLSLVAALPETSIAVMDKKDRQADEVFESVARRWLKEVNNPYLDDYIEAASILRKFDQAVLSYLMQTEPDNAVFFAFTELSFVKKTGAHWSLHELFRNFMAQDFKKRNGEKHGLISQRAIQYYMDRLMSSKRSATDFAELFYHIGNEKIKAAFFQDLTRKSYYVEKAEQADMEDVSTYFQKRKELSMENSVDFYEQDTAETITHFVSEAHNRKENELFFDLEDYKELGCEAFHLLRDDKEGEALGLSVVIPISADTIDYLKTKPVSRAYFRQLSAEELIEYHVEDRIAGWFIRMIDCLDPTDAEARSCLLHELFPLLLSGGRILVSTPLPFYQHLLHEFGFEEVPGATHYDYGKDQPSPTYLLDVRGHRIADYLRRLLEPVTKKPELSAATLFKFTEREQAIVELVLQGYQNGEIAKNLYVTEVTVKKHMTRILKKVQVRNRTQLVRKMMEMNALPFQ; this is encoded by the coding sequence GTGCCTTTGAATCGCATCCGGTCATCGTTGTATAAAACGTCTCAGCATCATCGGAGTATCCGGTTTGCAGAAACCCGTTTTTTTACAGGCAGGGAGCGGGAACTAACTATGCTGTTGAATGCAATTTCCGGTCAGCGGGAATACCGCCTCGTTCATGTGTGCGGCACAGGAGGAATCGGCAAGACGGTTTTGCTTCGGGAAGTAGAAATGCGTGCTGCCCAGAGAGAAGTGGAATTTCTGCTGATAGACGGAGAAAGTGCTTTTTACTCACCATCTCAATTTACTGAAAGCCTGTTTTTTCTATTAGAAGAACACGGGTTATTGGAAGGGTATTCTTCTCGGAGTATTTCTCTTGCCGCTTGTCTTGCAGCATTAAAAGTAGCCGCGGAATCGAGGCAAATCGTTCTTGCAGTGGATTCATATGAGCATGTCGCATCCTTGGATAACTGGTTTCGCCGGAGCGTTATAGAACCGTTATTGCCTCAGGTCGTTGTCATCCTGGCTGGAAGACAATCACTGAAAGGGGAATGGGTTCATTCGCCAGCTTGGCGGCGAATGATCAAAGAGCTGCACCTGAAAGAGTTCGATTACAGTCAGACAGCGTCTTATTTGACCAAATTTCAAATCAGTCAGCATCATAGGGAGACTATTTGGCGTTTTGCAAAAGGGCATCCGCTGACGCTGTCTCTGGTCGCTGCGTTGCCGGAGACGAGCATTGCAGTAATGGACAAGAAAGACCGGCAGGCTGATGAAGTATTTGAATCGGTTGCGAGACGATGGCTCAAGGAAGTGAACAATCCTTACCTGGACGATTATATAGAAGCAGCCAGTATACTGCGGAAGTTCGATCAAGCAGTGCTTTCTTACTTGATGCAGACCGAGCCGGATAATGCTGTTTTTTTTGCGTTTACCGAATTATCCTTCGTAAAAAAAACAGGAGCCCATTGGAGTCTTCACGAACTATTCCGTAACTTCATGGCTCAGGATTTTAAGAAACGAAACGGCGAAAAACACGGACTTATCAGTCAGCGGGCTATTCAGTACTATATGGACCGACTGATGTCATCCAAGCGATCTGCAACGGACTTTGCTGAATTGTTTTACCATATCGGCAATGAAAAAATTAAAGCAGCGTTTTTCCAAGATCTTACCCGAAAAAGTTACTATGTCGAGAAAGCGGAACAGGCTGACATGGAAGATGTAAGTACTTATTTTCAAAAAAGAAAAGAGCTGAGCATGGAAAACTCTGTGGACTTTTATGAGCAGGATACGGCAGAAACGATCACCCATTTCGTTTCAGAAGCACACAATAGAAAGGAAAACGAGTTATTTTTCGATCTCGAAGACTATAAGGAGCTGGGCTGCGAAGCGTTTCATTTGCTTCGCGATGATAAAGAAGGTGAAGCACTGGGACTGTCCGTTGTGATTCCAATTTCAGCAGATACAATAGATTATTTGAAAACAAAACCGGTATCACGCGCTTATTTTCGTCAATTATCCGCTGAAGAACTGATAGAGTACCATGTTGAAGACCGCATTGCCGGCTGGTTTATCCGCATGATAGACTGTCTGGATCCGACGGATGCAGAAGCCCGTTCCTGTTTATTGCATGAGTTGTTTCCGCTTTTGTTATCCGGTGGCCGAATTCTGGTCTCAACACCACTGCCGTTTTATCAACACCTTCTTCACGAATTTGGATTCGAAGAAGTTCCGGGAGCTACCCACTATGATTACGGAAAGGATCAACCTTCTCCCACCTATTTATTGGACGTGCGCGGGCATCGGATCGCAGATTATTTAAGAAGGCTACTTGAGCCGGTGACAAAAAAACCTGAGCTATCTGCAGCGACGTTATTCAAGTTCACAGAACGGGAACAGGCAATCGTCGAGTTGGTTCTTCAAGGCTATCAAAATGGTGAAATTGCGAAAAATTTGTATGTAACTGAAGTGACAGTGAAAAAGCATATGACCCGTATTTTGAAAAAGGTGCAAGTTCGGAACCGGACGCAGCTCGTTAGAAAAATGATGGAGATGAATGCATTGCCATTTCAGTGA
- a CDS encoding processed acidic surface protein, translating to MSKRTNKILPTALATTLAFGAAPFAVNAEVDLETIGETYPATVDWTEDDWNTYLGENFGTDLSEYESNDELLGELGAPVDINAWISDQSDANVLEAMERYGVTGDELAAILEENDSLEDIHFVGDLENVLEDEGYTDATADEEVVEEEAVVDEETAIDDEVADAEVYDDDVVESEGEDEIVDDEEAAAAGEETGFDYGEVDQAQLEEVYLTPLGMTAEEFDGYLMDNYGMGIADFESFDVLETTVGPFIDVNELITDVEDGTVDDAGVVGLMDEYGLDAAETEEFLTGIEDPDAINFYADLEAELIAAGYSDSTGEDDETGTDEDVVDEEETATDEEETTKDGEVIETGLDMTLVEETYLTPYGWAEDDFNTYLMDNYDMELTDFNDFAELEATVGPLLDDETLSATLYEYDLTEDDYNTFLEDNGFTEDDFVFVADLEWALEDAGYTVVNEVDGEEMPDTATNAVQNALIGTGIALLGAAAFFMSRRREGEQ from the coding sequence ATGAGTAAGCGAACAAACAAAATTCTACCGACAGCTTTAGCGACGACGCTGGCATTTGGAGCAGCTCCATTTGCTGTAAATGCTGAAGTAGACCTTGAAACGATTGGGGAAACATACCCGGCAACGGTGGACTGGACCGAAGATGACTGGAACACTTACCTGGGAGAGAATTTCGGAACGGACCTCAGTGAATATGAATCGAACGACGAATTGCTCGGTGAGTTGGGTGCACCGGTTGATATCAACGCATGGATTTCCGACCAGTCCGACGCCAATGTTCTGGAAGCGATGGAACGCTATGGCGTAACCGGCGATGAACTGGCTGCGATCCTTGAGGAAAACGACAGCCTGGAAGATATCCATTTCGTCGGTGACCTGGAAAATGTCCTGGAAGATGAAGGCTACACCGATGCAACAGCGGATGAAGAAGTTGTGGAAGAGGAAGCCGTAGTAGATGAAGAAACGGCTATCGACGATGAAGTCGCCGACGCGGAAGTGTACGATGACGATGTGGTCGAAAGCGAAGGCGAAGATGAAATCGTCGACGATGAAGAAGCCGCCGCTGCTGGCGAAGAAACCGGATTCGATTACGGGGAAGTCGACCAGGCGCAGCTTGAAGAGGTTTACCTGACGCCGCTCGGCATGACCGCTGAGGAGTTCGACGGCTACCTGATGGACAATTACGGCATGGGCATTGCGGACTTTGAAAGCTTTGACGTGCTCGAGACGACCGTCGGCCCGTTCATCGATGTCAATGAACTGATCACCGATGTGGAAGACGGCACGGTTGACGATGCAGGCGTAGTCGGCCTGATGGACGAATACGGACTGGATGCCGCGGAGACGGAAGAATTCCTGACCGGCATTGAAGATCCGGACGCCATCAACTTCTATGCGGACCTGGAAGCTGAGCTCATTGCCGCCGGTTACAGTGACAGCACAGGCGAAGACGATGAAACCGGTACGGATGAAGACGTCGTGGATGAAGAAGAAACCGCCACAGACGAAGAAGAAACAACCAAAGATGGTGAAGTGATCGAAACAGGTCTCGACATGACACTCGTGGAAGAGACGTACCTGACACCGTACGGCTGGGCCGAAGATGACTTCAATACGTACCTGATGGACAATTACGACATGGAACTGACGGACTTCAATGACTTTGCGGAACTGGAAGCCACCGTTGGCCCATTGCTCGATGATGAGACCCTGTCAGCGACACTGTATGAATATGACCTGACAGAAGACGATTACAACACCTTCCTCGAAGACAACGGATTCACAGAAGATGACTTCGTATTCGTTGCCGACCTGGAATGGGCACTTGAAGATGCAGGCTATACTGTTGTGAATGAAGTGGACGGCGAAGAAATGCCGGACACTGCGACAAATGCCGTTCAGAACGCCCTGATCGGTACCGGGATTGCCCTTCTGGGTGCTGCCGCGTTCTTCATGTCCAGAAGACGTGAAGGCGAACAATAA
- a CDS encoding class D sortase, with translation MSRRRRPGRTVRQRMVLPSLSIILMVFGLCFAGYSLFSFGQGYFAVGDADLENDQFASAAVTGAGGSTAQPAGDRDFTPLYADFPEEGEEFGELIIPKLDAAMPIFHGADPDELAKGVGHFAASVLPGMGNNSVLSGHRGTVFRELGEVGEDDLLIVRTDAGKFTYKVHTVRIVDELDKTVIVQKDEATLTLTTCYPFGFVGDAPQRYVLVAELVNSETAETEEA, from the coding sequence ATGAGTAGGCGTAGAAGACCCGGAAGAACTGTGCGGCAACGCATGGTTCTTCCGTCTTTATCTATTATTCTGATGGTATTCGGATTGTGTTTTGCCGGCTATAGTTTATTCAGCTTTGGTCAAGGCTATTTTGCTGTAGGCGATGCAGATCTTGAAAATGATCAATTTGCAAGTGCCGCAGTTACAGGTGCAGGCGGTTCAACTGCTCAGCCTGCTGGAGATCGGGATTTTACTCCTCTCTATGCGGACTTTCCTGAAGAAGGAGAGGAGTTTGGTGAACTGATCATTCCGAAGCTGGATGCAGCAATGCCGATTTTTCATGGCGCCGATCCGGATGAATTAGCCAAGGGCGTTGGTCACTTTGCAGCAAGTGTGCTTCCGGGAATGGGAAATAATTCTGTTCTTTCCGGACACCGCGGCACAGTTTTCCGTGAACTTGGGGAAGTAGGCGAAGATGACTTGCTGATTGTCCGGACAGATGCCGGCAAATTCACCTATAAAGTTCATACTGTACGGATTGTGGATGAACTGGATAAAACGGTTATTGTACAAAAAGATGAAGCGACATTAACACTCACCACTTGTTACCCATTCGGATTTGTCGGGGATGCCCCGCAGCGTTATGTGCTCGTGGCAGAATTGGTGAATTCAGAAACAGCTGAAACCGAAGAAGCGTGA
- a CDS encoding ion channel, which produces MILLRKLYLQATSLSWLMLTVSTIILIALSTLMMPVIEPETFTDYADSLWFTMTTVLTVGYGDLYPITLEGRLFTVIFLYIIGIGLFASFVGKGIESLTVHKRREERGEIMFKGQGHIVIIDWSYKAENAIEEILKKDKRIEIVVIDRLEKAKEINARIHYVRGNATHGDILRKANIQQAKAVLIFSDDRIEDQMLTDGKSLLIATAVERISPNVYTTVEVEREEHIPNFSHINVDKFIMSNGTIAKMAVNSIFQESE; this is translated from the coding sequence TTGATACTGCTCAGGAAGTTATATTTACAGGCAACCAGTCTTTCCTGGCTGATGCTGACTGTCAGTACCATTATTTTGATCGCTCTCAGCACATTAATGATGCCCGTCATCGAACCTGAGACCTTTACAGATTACGCCGACTCATTATGGTTTACCATGACGACTGTCTTGACAGTCGGATACGGTGATCTGTATCCGATAACATTGGAGGGGCGGTTATTCACTGTCATTTTTCTCTACATAATCGGCATCGGGTTATTCGCTTCTTTTGTCGGAAAAGGGATTGAAAGTCTGACAGTACATAAAAGACGGGAAGAAAGGGGCGAAATCATGTTTAAAGGGCAAGGCCATATTGTGATTATCGACTGGTCATACAAAGCGGAAAATGCCATCGAAGAAATTTTAAAGAAAGACAAACGCATAGAAATTGTAGTGATTGACCGATTGGAAAAAGCAAAAGAAATTAACGCGCGTATCCATTATGTGAGAGGAAATGCTACGCACGGAGATATTCTCCGAAAAGCCAACATCCAGCAGGCGAAGGCTGTACTGATTTTCTCAGATGACCGAATTGAAGATCAGATGCTGACCGATGGCAAGTCTTTGCTGATCGCTACAGCAGTTGAGAGAATATCACCGAATGTCTATACAACGGTGGAAGTGGAACGTGAAGAACACATTCCGAATTTCTCGCACATTAATGTTGATAAGTTCATCATGTCAAATGGCACGATAGCGAAGATGGCCGTTAATTCGATTTTTCAGGAATCAGAATAA
- a CDS encoding LysM peptidoglycan-binding domain-containing protein, translating into MYAKFLKVIAVFTLVLFSLLSFSSATDAASSTYVTKGYTTSKVVALTFDDGSDGTNINKILKILSDNNVNATFFLTGSGANAHPQAIRNIAANGHQLGNHSYSHPDFTTISAAKIKSELDRTEATIKSITGKSTKPIFRAPFGASNAAALQAIGDAGYTHTIQWDIDTIDWRGISSSQILSKVMNNVQPGSIILMHTGAGASGTPGALPSMISQLKAKGYKFVTVSEMLNLPSSTPPSGATYTVKSGDTLYSIANRYNVTVAQLAAANNISNTSLIRVGQVLVIPGKTTTPPPVTSVKYTVKSGDTLYRIALKYNVSVSQLAAANNIANPSLIRVGQVLVIPGKTTTPPPSTAVKYTVKSGDTLYRIALKYGVSVSQLATANNISNPSLIQVGQVLVIPGKTTTPPPATTVRYTVKSGDTLYSIAQRYNVSVMKIASANNISNPSLIRVGQVLVIPQ; encoded by the coding sequence ATGTACGCTAAGTTTCTTAAAGTGATTGCTGTCTTTACCTTGGTTCTCTTTTCTTTACTCTCATTTTCGTCTGCAACTGACGCAGCCAGTTCCACATACGTGACAAAAGGCTACACGACAAGCAAAGTCGTAGCCCTTACGTTTGATGATGGCTCGGATGGTACAAACATCAATAAGATCCTTAAAATTCTTTCGGATAATAATGTCAATGCTACTTTCTTCCTAACGGGTTCGGGCGCAAATGCACATCCGCAGGCCATTCGGAATATCGCTGCCAACGGGCACCAGCTCGGCAACCACTCATATTCACATCCCGATTTCACGACAATTTCTGCTGCGAAGATTAAAAGTGAGTTGGATCGGACAGAGGCCACCATTAAAAGCATAACAGGAAAGTCGACAAAACCGATCTTCCGTGCACCGTTCGGAGCAAGCAATGCTGCTGCATTACAGGCGATTGGTGATGCAGGCTATACACATACGATTCAATGGGATATCGACACAATCGATTGGAGAGGCATTTCCTCCAGTCAAATTTTGTCCAAAGTAATGAATAACGTTCAGCCGGGCTCTATTATTTTGATGCATACCGGTGCAGGCGCATCCGGTACACCTGGCGCACTTCCATCCATGATTTCGCAATTGAAAGCGAAAGGATACAAATTCGTTACGGTTTCTGAGATGTTGAACCTGCCGTCAAGCACGCCGCCATCAGGTGCGACATATACGGTGAAATCCGGGGATACTCTTTATAGTATTGCAAACCGGTATAATGTGACGGTCGCTCAATTAGCTGCAGCGAATAACATCTCAAACACGAGTTTAATCCGGGTAGGGCAAGTGCTCGTCATTCCGGGCAAAACGACAACTCCGCCACCAGTTACTTCAGTCAAATATACAGTAAAGTCCGGTGATACTTTGTACCGGATTGCCTTGAAATACAATGTATCTGTTTCGCAATTGGCCGCAGCGAATAATATCGCAAATCCGAGTCTGATCCGGGTAGGGCAAGTGCTGGTCATTCCGGGTAAAACGACGACTCCACCGCCATCAACAGCGGTCAAGTACACGGTGAAATCCGGGGATACATTATACCGGATTGCGCTAAAATATGGCGTATCGGTTTCCCAGCTTGCAACAGCAAATAACATTTCCAATCCGAGCTTGATCCAGGTGGGGCAAGTGCTGGTTATTCCAGGCAAGACGACGACTCCGCCACCTGCAACGACTGTCCGTTACACAGTGAAATCAGGGGACACGTTATATTCAATCGCACAGCGCTATAATGTGTCGGTGATGAAGATTGCCAGTGCCAACAATATTTCCAATCCAAGCCTGATCCGGGTTGGACAAGTGCTGGTCATTCCACAATAA
- a CDS encoding ATP-binding protein: MGKGDDEGLRELATGMINNFFFIIFPIVLYQLFAIAGRQQLFSKHKIILTALFSISSVLCVLFPYQFLSEDYIFDLRQVPLIVGGLYGGPAVSAVIFVVTSAVRIGIGGDGMYIAVLNLLLVAVVVPLLRNFYLRMGWLAKILFVFLVSITSLLFNLVAGHLLFGDPIHHIVDVWLMLMLNQGMIAAIAALLIERIQRQEYMLNALIKHEKLETVSHFAASVSHELRNPIQSIKGFVQLLNNHEYDRDRQTEFHNTILQEINAAEKLIEDYLIFAKPAYGRIETIHTKSEIEKIMNILGPYAAEREIKIVLTAPEDGLRIAVDPQKFQQAVINIIRNGIDAMPAGGLFSIVIQREKSAVLIKLTDSGSGMTKEEIQRLGEPYFSTKTTGTGLGMMVTYSVISQMHGEIDVISEKGQGTTFTLTFAAAE; encoded by the coding sequence TTGGGGAAGGGAGATGACGAGGGATTGCGGGAATTAGCGACAGGCATGATCAATAATTTTTTCTTCATCATTTTCCCCATTGTTCTATACCAATTGTTTGCAATAGCTGGCCGTCAGCAACTCTTCTCTAAACACAAAATCATCCTCACTGCGCTATTCTCCATTTCCAGCGTGCTTTGCGTGTTGTTTCCGTATCAGTTTCTATCAGAAGACTATATCTTTGATCTGAGGCAAGTGCCGCTTATTGTCGGCGGGCTTTACGGGGGACCGGCAGTAAGTGCGGTGATCTTCGTGGTGACTTCTGCAGTGCGCATCGGTATCGGAGGAGACGGCATGTACATTGCCGTCTTGAATCTGCTGTTGGTTGCTGTTGTTGTGCCGTTGCTTCGCAATTTCTATCTGCGGATGGGATGGCTGGCGAAAATTCTCTTCGTGTTTCTCGTTTCAATAACATCCTTGCTGTTCAACCTGGTGGCTGGTCACTTGCTGTTTGGTGATCCGATTCATCACATTGTGGATGTTTGGTTGATGCTGATGCTGAACCAGGGAATGATCGCAGCCATTGCCGCCCTGTTAATTGAACGCATCCAGCGACAGGAATACATGCTGAATGCGCTCATCAAGCATGAGAAACTGGAGACGGTCAGTCATTTTGCGGCTTCCGTTTCTCACGAGCTCAGGAATCCGATTCAAAGTATCAAAGGGTTTGTACAGCTATTAAACAACCACGAGTATGATCGGGATAGACAGACGGAATTCCATAACACCATTCTGCAGGAAATCAATGCGGCCGAAAAGCTGATCGAGGATTATTTGATCTTTGCTAAACCGGCGTACGGCCGGATCGAAACAATTCATACGAAATCGGAAATTGAAAAAATCATGAATATTCTCGGTCCCTATGCAGCAGAAAGGGAAATTAAAATTGTGCTGACTGCTCCTGAAGATGGCTTGCGGATTGCTGTAGACCCGCAGAAATTCCAGCAAGCGGTTATTAATATCATTCGAAACGGCATAGATGCCATGCCGGCGGGTGGTCTTTTTTCCATTGTCATCCAACGGGAGAAATCAGCTGTTCTGATAAAACTGACAGACAGCGGCAGCGGCATGACGAAAGAGGAGATACAGCGGCTGGGCGAGCCGTACTTCTCGACGAAGACAACGGGAACGGGACTCGGAATGATGGTGACATACAGTGTCATCAGCCAAATGCATGGAGAGATTGACGTCATTTCAGAAAAGGGCCAGGGCACAACTTTCACTCTGACTTTTGCGGCAGCAGAATGA
- the uvsE gene encoding UV DNA damage repair endonuclease UvsE, with protein MRLGYACMNTELQSVFRTCRTATAETQGSAVIKELTVKNLETTLKILEWNLLHDIYFYRASSSIVPLSTHPVNDWNWWTDEDVLFLTGQIRDLVRTHHMRLSMHPGQYTVLNSPKEEVVDKSVADLEYHDKLITLLGGTDLIVHTGGAYGDKEQAKLRFSQNYRRLSASIRQKLRLENDDKTFTVQDVLDISRDCGIPICFDIHHHNCNNDGTPVDIAAIMATWKGFGIPKIHISTGKESRTDRRHHGVVSAEDFEELLVLLKGTDADIMFEAKLKEQAILPFLAQLNRT; from the coding sequence ATGAGACTTGGATATGCCTGCATGAATACTGAATTGCAAAGCGTATTCAGAACATGCCGCACAGCGACAGCTGAAACACAAGGCTCAGCTGTCATTAAAGAATTGACCGTAAAAAATTTGGAGACCACCTTAAAAATACTTGAATGGAACCTGTTGCATGATATTTATTTTTACCGGGCGTCAAGTTCGATTGTCCCTCTCTCCACTCATCCGGTGAATGACTGGAATTGGTGGACAGACGAAGATGTCCTCTTTTTGACAGGACAGATTCGCGACTTGGTCCGCACGCACCATATGCGGCTGTCCATGCACCCCGGACAGTACACAGTTTTAAATTCACCGAAAGAAGAAGTGGTTGATAAATCGGTCGCTGATTTGGAATATCATGACAAACTTATCACCCTTTTAGGCGGAACCGATCTGATCGTGCATACGGGAGGCGCATATGGCGACAAAGAACAGGCAAAACTCCGGTTTTCACAAAACTACCGCCGATTATCAGCCAGCATCAGACAAAAACTGCGATTGGAAAATGACGATAAGACATTTACTGTCCAGGATGTACTCGATATTAGCCGGGACTGTGGCATCCCCATCTGTTTCGATATCCATCATCATAATTGCAATAATGACGGTACCCCTGTCGATATCGCTGCAATAATGGCTACCTGGAAAGGATTCGGGATACCGAAAATCCATATCAGTACCGGTAAAGAAAGCCGGACAGACCGGCGTCACCACGGTGTTGTATCTGCCGAGGATTTCGAGGAATTGCTGGTGCTGCTGAAAGGAACAGATGCAGATATCATGTTCGAAGCCAAACTGAAAGAACAGGCTATTTTACCATTTCTTGCACAATTGAACCGCACATGA
- the fbpA gene encoding Fur-regulated basic protein FbpA — MTRREYNVFEQPPESPFEFKREQIIEDLVENNIFKVGGRQLYELSLYELLKTHTEDQTAE; from the coding sequence ATGACGAGGAGAGAATACAACGTGTTTGAACAGCCACCGGAATCACCGTTTGAATTCAAGCGGGAACAAATTATCGAAGACCTGGTAGAAAACAATATATTCAAAGTGGGCGGCCGGCAATTATACGAGCTATCACTTTATGAACTGCTGAAAACCCATACAGAAGACCAGACAGCCGAATAG
- a CDS encoding amidase family protein: MHSKELEKFRKERLDEVTIDELQALMEAGELTAEQLVLMYRENISLYGQQINAVLELNPDALQTAQALDFERQMKGPRSKIHGIPVLVKDNFDTNDKMHTSAGSLALKDHYALEDAAVVKRLRGAGVIILGKTNMTEWANFMSQDMPNGYSSRGGQVKNPYGEFDVGGSSSGSAAAVAANLTVAALGTETSGSIINPAAQNSLVGIKPTVGLVSRRGIIPLSHTQDTPGPLGRTLRDAVALLEGMIGKDGGDPITVMAEPFEQYDWTRHFNENGLSGVRIGIARHLFEDDISEEMAEQFKTALQQLEKCGAVIKDQVKLGVNQEDLGFAVLLHEFKADLDDYLGKSNPHNPIRSMRDVMSFNGEHADKMLKYGQNLLEQASRLSGELTERAYEEALERNRFLAAEQGLRKNLKEAGVDVLVLPQDFGCNIAAAAGFPSITVPCSFTSEGEPFGITFTGHAFSEPKLIEYAYAFEQAAKGRHKPGFSSGS; encoded by the coding sequence ATGCACAGCAAAGAACTGGAGAAGTTCCGGAAAGAACGGCTTGATGAAGTTACAATTGATGAGCTCCAGGCATTGATGGAAGCGGGGGAACTGACTGCAGAGCAACTCGTTCTGATGTACAGGGAAAACATTTCACTATACGGTCAGCAAATCAATGCTGTACTGGAATTGAATCCGGATGCTTTGCAGACGGCTCAGGCATTGGACTTTGAGCGGCAGATGAAAGGCCCGCGTTCAAAGATTCACGGGATTCCCGTATTGGTGAAAGATAATTTTGACACGAATGACAAAATGCATACAAGTGCCGGTTCACTTGCCCTGAAAGACCATTATGCACTTGAAGATGCTGCAGTCGTTAAACGGCTGCGCGGGGCAGGAGTAATTATTCTCGGCAAGACGAATATGACCGAGTGGGCGAATTTCATGTCGCAGGATATGCCGAACGGTTACAGTTCAAGAGGCGGACAGGTAAAGAACCCTTACGGTGAATTTGATGTCGGCGGATCCAGTTCCGGCTCGGCAGCGGCTGTCGCGGCTAATCTTACAGTTGCTGCACTTGGAACAGAGACATCGGGTTCCATCATTAACCCGGCTGCACAGAATAGCCTGGTCGGCATTAAACCGACGGTCGGCCTGGTGAGCCGGAGAGGGATTATCCCGCTGTCCCATACACAGGATACACCAGGACCGCTGGGCCGGACGCTGCGTGATGCCGTTGCGTTGCTTGAAGGAATGATCGGCAAAGATGGGGGCGACCCCATTACGGTGATGGCAGAGCCGTTCGAACAATATGACTGGACCCGTCATTTTAATGAAAATGGACTCAGCGGTGTACGGATCGGCATCGCCCGCCATTTATTTGAAGATGACATTTCCGAAGAGATGGCGGAACAGTTTAAAACAGCACTTCAGCAGCTGGAAAAATGCGGCGCCGTTATTAAAGATCAGGTAAAATTAGGCGTGAATCAGGAAGATCTCGGCTTCGCCGTGCTGCTGCATGAATTTAAAGCAGACCTCGATGATTATCTCGGAAAATCGAATCCCCATAACCCAATCCGTTCCATGCGGGACGTTATGAGCTTTAATGGAGAACACGCTGATAAAATGCTGAAGTACGGGCAAAATCTGTTGGAGCAGGCGAGCAGATTAAGCGGTGAATTGACCGAGCGCGCATACGAGGAAGCGCTCGAGCGCAACCGGTTTCTTGCAGCAGAACAAGGACTGCGTAAAAACCTCAAGGAAGCCGGAGTAGATGTGCTCGTGCTGCCGCAGGATTTCGGCTGTAATATCGCCGCTGCTGCCGGCTTCCCGTCCATTACAGTTCCGTGCTCATTCACGTCTGAAGGGGAGCCGTTCGGCATCACCTTCACCGGTCACGCATTCTCCGAACCGAAACTGATTGAATATGCCTATGCATTTGAACAGGCGGCAAAAGGCCGACACAAGCCCGGATTTTCAAGCGGGTCCTAG